A genomic region of Candidatus Blochmanniella pennsylvanica str. BPEN contains the following coding sequences:
- the tldD gene encoding metalloprotease TldD — protein MNLDFVIERLLAPNNLQYNDLLYLLDMTEKFQIDYSDLYFQSYCHETWALEESIIKSGSYTIDQGAGARVIIGEQTGFAYTDQLTLDALMRSMKAATSITNERHCNNNITTVDLKEHKDIYPTAYSYMNPLSNISKEEKIELLMRIDKIARATDSRVQKVNASLSGVYEQILVAATDGTLSADVRPLVRLSILVQSEQDGKREQGISGGGGRFGYDFFLDTIAEGEIRADCWTKDAVQMSLINLEAVAAPAGTMTVVLGSGWPGILLHEAVGHGLEGDFNRRGSSVFSNKIGKIVASELCTIVDDATLKGSRGSLTIDDEGIPGQYNILIKNGILQGYMQDKLNAKLMGCTSTGNGRRESYASLPMPRMTNTYMLPGQSTPEEIIDSVDYGVYATNFSGGQVDITSGKFVFSTSEAFLIEKGRITKSIKGATLIGSGIEIMKSVSMVGNDLSLDKGVGICIKNGQNIPVSVGQPTIKLNNITIGGTN, from the coding sequence ATGAACTTAGATTTTGTGATTGAAAGACTACTCGCACCTAATAATTTGCAATATAATGATCTTTTATATTTATTAGATATGACAGAAAAATTCCAAATAGATTACTCAGATCTATATTTTCAATCATACTGTCATGAAACATGGGCTCTTGAAGAGAGTATCATTAAATCTGGGTCCTACACAATAGATCAGGGCGCTGGTGCACGAGTAATCATAGGCGAACAAACTGGGTTTGCTTACACCGACCAATTAACTCTAGACGCATTAATGCGTAGCATGAAAGCTGCTACCAGCATTACAAACGAACGTCATTGCAATAACAATATTACTACTGTTGATTTAAAGGAACATAAAGATATTTATCCTACTGCATATTCCTATATGAATCCACTGTCTAATATATCTAAGGAAGAAAAAATTGAACTATTAATGAGGATAGATAAAATAGCACGTGCTACTGATTCTAGAGTACAAAAAGTTAATGCCAGTTTATCAGGTGTTTATGAACAAATTTTAGTAGCAGCTACAGATGGTACTTTATCCGCAGATGTTCGACCGTTAGTACGTTTATCTATATTAGTGCAATCAGAACAAGATGGGAAAAGAGAACAAGGAATAAGTGGTGGCGGCGGGAGATTTGGGTACGATTTTTTTTTAGATACTATCGCAGAAGGAGAAATTCGAGCCGATTGTTGGACCAAAGATGCTGTTCAAATGAGTTTAATTAATCTTGAAGCTGTAGCAGCTCCAGCAGGAACTATGACAGTAGTTTTGGGATCAGGTTGGCCTGGTATTTTATTGCATGAAGCGGTAGGGCATGGTCTAGAAGGAGATTTTAATAGAAGAGGTAGTTCGGTATTTTCTAACAAAATCGGAAAAATAGTAGCTTCAGAATTATGTACAATAGTAGATGATGCTACATTGAAGGGATCACGTGGATCATTAACTATTGATGATGAAGGAATACCTGGTCAATATAATATTTTGATTAAAAATGGTATCTTACAAGGATACATGCAGGATAAATTAAATGCTAAACTAATGGGATGCACCTCGACAGGAAACGGTAGAAGAGAATCATATGCTTCTTTACCTATGCCGCGTATGACTAACACCTATATGTTGCCAGGTCAATCGACTCCAGAAGAAATTATCGACAGTGTAGATTACGGAGTATATGCTACGAATTTTAGCGGAGGACAAGTAGATATTACATCGGGCAAGTTTGTTTTTTCTACATCTGAAGCTTTCCTAATAGAAAAAGGTCGCATCACTAAATCTATAAAAGGAGCTACTTTAATAGGATCAGGTATCGAAATCATGAAAAGTGTTTCCATGGTTGGCAACGATCTATCCTTAGATAAAGGAGTAGGAATATGTATAAAAAACGGACAAAACATACCTGTTAGCGTCGGTCAACCAACAATAAAATTAAATAATATCACTATTGGGGGTACTAATTAA
- the pmbA gene encoding metalloprotease PmbA, whose translation MNDIDDVIQQRNFLENIVHQTLNLAHTYSNEVAVSVVKTTGITVSTRYGKLENVEFNNRSILDITIFRQQRKGSALSNDLNKKAINRTVAAAADIASYTSPDPYAGIADKELLAFNSMNLELFHPISLDTKLGVTLASTAEETALKYDKRIIYTEGGRFSSYFTTKVFGNSHGMLQSYTSSRHSLCCGVIAASNDIMEQNYAYTLSRSFDDLRSAEWVGQECAQRALNHLNPKKLKTMESPVLFSAEVATSLFHHLASAIHGDNVFRKSTFLLNDLKKKIFPSWISIKERPHVLKGLGSAPFDSEGIQTLNRTIVENGILNSWILNSYSARKMGIKNTGHADGIYNWYISYQNLSFMELIKNMQRGLVVTNIMGQGINITTGDYSRGVAGFWVENGDIQYPVNEIAIAGNLKDMFYNIDAIGHDIETRNHIHCGSVLISSMKIAGI comes from the coding sequence ATGAATGATATAGATGACGTGATACAACAACGTAATTTTTTAGAAAATATAGTACATCAAACATTAAATTTAGCACATACATATTCAAATGAAGTGGCAGTTTCAGTAGTTAAAACCACAGGAATTACAGTCAGTACTCGTTACGGAAAACTTGAGAATGTGGAATTTAATAATCGTAGTATCTTAGATATAACTATATTTCGTCAACAACGAAAAGGCAGCGCTCTTTCGAATGATTTAAATAAGAAAGCAATAAATCGTACTGTAGCAGCTGCAGCAGATATAGCATCTTATACTTCTCCAGACCCATATGCTGGAATTGCCGATAAAGAACTATTAGCATTCAATTCTATGAATCTTGAATTATTTCATCCAATTAGTTTAGATACTAAATTAGGAGTGACTTTAGCATCTACAGCAGAAGAAACAGCATTAAAATATGATAAACGTATAATTTATACTGAAGGAGGTAGATTTAGCAGTTATTTTACCACTAAAGTTTTTGGGAATAGTCATGGTATGTTACAAAGTTACACCAGTAGCCGACATTCTTTATGTTGTGGTGTGATTGCTGCAAGCAATGATATTATGGAACAAAATTATGCATATACATTAAGTCGTTCATTTGATGATTTACGTTCAGCAGAATGGGTTGGACAAGAATGTGCTCAACGCGCTCTAAATCATTTAAATCCTAAAAAATTAAAAACAATGGAATCTCCAGTATTATTCTCTGCAGAAGTAGCTACAAGTTTATTCCACCATTTAGCAAGTGCTATTCATGGGGATAATGTATTTCGTAAATCTACTTTTTTATTAAATGATCTGAAGAAAAAAATTTTTCCTTCTTGGATATCAATCAAAGAACGCCCGCATGTATTAAAAGGATTAGGATCAGCTCCATTTGATAGCGAAGGAATACAAACTTTGAACCGCACTATTGTAGAAAATGGTATATTAAATAGTTGGATTTTAAACAGTTATTCTGCACGTAAAATGGGGATAAAAAACACTGGACATGCTGACGGTATCTATAATTGGTATATTAGTTATCAAAATTTAAGTTTTATGGAATTAATTAAGAATATGCAACGCGGCCTTGTTGTTACTAACATCATGGGGCAAGGAATTAATATTACTACCGGAGATTACTCACGTGGAGTAGCTGGTTTTTGGGTAGAAAACGGTGATATTCAGTATCCAGTAAATGAAATTGCTATTGCTGGCAATCTAAAAGATATGTTTTATAACATTGATGCTATTGGACACGATATTGAAACACGTAATCATATTCATTGTGGATCTGTTTTAATATCTTCTATGAAGATAGCAGGTATTTAA
- the lon gene encoding endopeptidase La, protein MNTDQTERIEIPVLPLRDVVVYPHMVIPLFVGREKSIKCLESAMNGDKKVMLVAQKEASTDEPSINDLFSVGTISIILQMLKLPDGTVKVLVEGIERARIIELTDTGNHFKAQASVFHSNELNEREQEILMRTVINQFEGFLKLNKKIPSEVLTSLNNIDKADRLADTIAAHMPLKLDDKQSILEMSDVTERLEYLIAMMESEIELLQVEKRIRNRVKKQMEKSQREYYLNEQMKAIQKELGELDAVIDENESLRRKIEAAKMPKEARNKVESEWQKLKMMSPMSAEAAVVRGYIDWILSVPWHARSKMKKDLLKAQESLDKDHYGLERVKDRILEYLAVQNRINKIKGPILCLVGPPGVGKTSLGRSIAKATGRKYIRMALGGMRDEAEIRGHRRTYIGSMPGKLIQKMSKVGVRNPLFLLDEIDKMSLDMRGDPAAALLEVLDPEQNTTFNDHYLEIDYDLSDVMFVATSNSMDIPSPLLDRMEVIRLSGYTEDEKLNIARQHLFTKQIERNALKIEELTIQDDALVNIIRHYTREAGVRNLEREISKLCRKTVKMLLMNKKIRHITIDKNNLKDFLGVQRYDCIHADQENRVGQVTGLAWTEVGGDLLTIETACVPGKGKLTYTGSLGEVMQESIQAALTVVRARADKLGINTDFYEKKDIHVHVPEGATPKDGPSAGIAMCTALVSCLTGNSVKASVAMTGEITLRGQILPIGGLKEKLLAAHRGGIKTVLIPYENKRDLEDMPAIVVNNLDIHPVKQIDEVLILALQDIPFNSEIIPKAPLV, encoded by the coding sequence ATGAATACTGATCAAACTGAGCGCATAGAAATACCTGTGTTACCTTTGCGTGATGTAGTGGTGTATCCACATATGGTGATTCCGTTATTCGTTGGTCGGGAAAAATCAATTAAATGTCTCGAATCTGCCATGAATGGCGACAAAAAAGTTATGTTAGTAGCTCAAAAAGAAGCATCAACCGATGAACCAAGTATTAATGACCTTTTTTCGGTTGGAACAATATCTATAATATTACAGATGCTTAAATTACCAGATGGTACAGTCAAAGTATTAGTAGAAGGAATAGAGCGTGCCCGTATCATTGAGTTAACTGATACTGGAAATCATTTTAAAGCTCAAGCAAGTGTTTTTCATTCTAATGAATTAAACGAACGTGAACAAGAAATTCTAATGCGCACTGTTATTAATCAATTTGAAGGATTTCTTAAACTTAATAAGAAAATACCTTCTGAAGTTTTAACATCCTTGAATAATATTGACAAGGCAGATCGTCTTGCTGATACCATCGCCGCGCATATGCCACTCAAATTAGATGATAAACAATCCATTTTAGAAATGTCAGATGTTACGGAAAGATTAGAATATTTAATAGCAATGATGGAATCAGAAATTGAATTATTACAAGTTGAAAAACGTATTCGTAATCGCGTAAAAAAACAAATGGAAAAAAGCCAACGTGAGTATTACTTAAATGAACAAATGAAAGCTATACAAAAAGAACTGGGAGAACTAGATGCTGTTATTGACGAAAACGAATCTCTTAGACGTAAAATAGAAGCAGCTAAAATGCCTAAAGAGGCACGAAACAAAGTAGAATCAGAGTGGCAAAAATTGAAAATGATGTCCCCTATGTCTGCTGAAGCTGCTGTAGTTCGCGGATATATTGATTGGATACTGTCAGTACCTTGGCATGCAAGAAGTAAAATGAAAAAAGATTTGCTTAAAGCTCAAGAAAGCCTGGACAAAGATCACTACGGATTAGAGCGTGTTAAAGATCGAATTTTAGAATATTTAGCAGTACAAAACAGAATCAATAAAATTAAAGGACCTATTTTATGTTTAGTAGGACCGCCCGGAGTAGGTAAAACATCACTTGGGCGATCTATTGCTAAAGCAACTGGACGTAAGTATATACGTATGGCTTTAGGTGGTATGCGCGATGAAGCCGAAATTAGAGGCCACCGTCGCACCTACATTGGATCTATGCCTGGTAAACTTATACAAAAGATGTCTAAAGTTGGAGTAAGGAATCCGTTATTCCTTTTAGATGAAATAGATAAAATGTCTTTAGATATGCGTGGAGATCCAGCGGCTGCTTTACTAGAAGTATTAGATCCCGAGCAAAATACTACTTTTAATGATCATTATTTAGAAATAGATTATGATTTATCTGATGTTATGTTTGTTGCTACTTCTAACTCAATGGATATTCCCAGTCCTTTGTTAGATCGTATGGAAGTAATACGTCTATCTGGTTATACCGAAGATGAAAAGTTAAATATAGCACGACAACATTTATTCACTAAACAAATAGAGCGCAACGCTTTAAAGATAGAAGAACTAACAATTCAAGACGATGCTTTAGTAAATATTATTAGACATTATACACGCGAAGCTGGAGTACGTAATTTAGAACGAGAAATTTCTAAATTATGTCGTAAAACAGTAAAAATGCTTTTAATGAATAAAAAAATAAGACATATAACCATTGATAAAAATAATTTAAAAGACTTTCTTGGTGTGCAACGCTATGATTGTATTCATGCAGATCAAGAAAATCGTGTAGGGCAAGTTACTGGATTAGCTTGGACTGAAGTAGGAGGAGATCTTTTAACTATTGAAACTGCTTGTGTTCCGGGAAAAGGAAAATTAACATATACTGGATCTTTAGGTGAAGTTATGCAAGAATCTATTCAAGCCGCATTAACTGTGGTAAGAGCGCGTGCGGATAAATTAGGTATTAATACTGATTTTTATGAAAAAAAAGACATTCATGTACATGTTCCAGAAGGAGCTACGCCAAAAGACGGACCAAGTGCTGGAATTGCTATGTGTACTGCTTTAGTTTCTTGCTTAACAGGAAATTCTGTTAAAGCTAGTGTAGCGATGACAGGAGAAATAACTTTAAGGGGACAAATATTACCTATTGGTGGATTGAAAGAAAAATTGTTAGCTGCGCATCGAGGAGGTATTAAAACAGTATTAATACCGTATGAAAACAAACGTGACTTAGAAGATATGCCAGCTATTGTAGTTAATAATTTGGATATTCATCCAGTCAAACAAATAGACGAAGTTTTAATATTAGCGCTACAAGATATCCCGTTTAATTCTGAAATAATACCTAAAGCACCATTAGTATGA
- the apt gene encoding adenine phosphoribosyltransferase: MTNVTDQQLELIKKSIQFVPNYPKKGILFRDITELLKNPQAYSASITLLAYYYRNHKLTKVVGIEARGFLFSAPLALILKLGFIPARKSGRLPRDTIREPYILEYDNGFLEIHTDSITPGDQVLIIDDLLATGGTIAAAVKLIRRLGGEVNHAGFIIDLENLGGKSLLKEIGINSYSLVTFSNH; the protein is encoded by the coding sequence ATGACAAATGTTACGGATCAACAATTAGAATTGATCAAAAAAAGTATCCAATTTGTACCTAATTATCCAAAAAAAGGCATTTTATTTCGAGACATCACTGAATTGTTAAAAAATCCTCAAGCATATTCAGCAAGCATTACTCTTTTGGCCTATTATTATAGAAATCATAAATTAACTAAAGTAGTAGGTATAGAAGCTAGAGGATTCTTATTCAGTGCTCCATTAGCACTAATACTGAAACTAGGTTTTATTCCAGCCCGTAAATCAGGAAGGTTACCCCGTGATACTATTAGAGAGCCATATATTTTAGAATATGATAATGGATTCTTAGAAATACACACCGATTCTATTACTCCAGGTGACCAAGTTTTAATCATAGATGATTTACTAGCAACGGGCGGAACAATTGCAGCAGCGGTAAAATTAATCAGACGGTTAGGAGGAGAAGTAAATCATGCTGGATTTATAATAGATTTAGAAAATCTAGGTGGAAAATCATTATTAAAGGAAATAGGAATAAATTCCTATAGTTTAGTGACGTTCTCTAATCATTAA
- the dnaX gene encoding DNA polymerase III subunit gamma/tau codes for MSYQVLARKWRPKKFSDIVGQEHIIQAITHTFSLNKIHHAYILSGTRGVGKTTIARLFAKGLNCEQGTTYTMCGQCNNCKDIELGCFIDLIEIDAASRTKVEDTREFLDNVQYMPSRGRFKVYLIDEVHMLSRHSFNALLKTLEEPPTHVKFILVTTEYQKLPETILSRCLQFYLKPLNISQIINQLTYIFHKENINIETSALESLAYASKGSMRDALSLAEQAIVLGNNEITNNVINNMFGISNIEHPLCLIESLIDEDIHNIMHQIENLTVLGVHWDYVFNEILTILQKIAIGQFLSNSVQKEDNNVTQHINQRMRRLSNRITPENVQLYYQIFLLGRRELPYAPSHRMGIEMTMLRALAFRPDVDIANKKNGNGDDNDHILKKSVCSNNNVEINTNDTQHIATDLFQKKNHNQGSKNVLNTEKLKKTNNILLLNFKKSELNSDNTKPKISKSVSSRDTRDITSTILEARSKLLQYKERDKLNVIEKKSNLTLESQKKIKDILERFASINTIILKNSSDRFEKINKDLSGYLEFSNNSNNKENLHRNHQNMPDFIKEILQKAINNNLWISQIYRLSLPKLAKKLVMNSWKEKISSDEICLHVRSDYQHLNSTELRNIIQKSLSNNIGIAIKLHIKKDDNYAIKTPMEHLYTLYKEKISLIKKEFSSDPYVKMIKSFFDAEIDENDIQVLYDQNKNL; via the coding sequence ATGAGTTATCAAGTACTCGCCCGTAAGTGGCGACCAAAAAAATTTTCTGATATTGTAGGGCAAGAACACATCATTCAAGCAATAACACATACTTTTTCATTAAATAAAATTCACCACGCTTATATATTATCTGGTACAAGAGGAGTAGGAAAAACTACTATTGCTCGATTATTCGCAAAAGGATTAAACTGTGAACAAGGAACAACATATACCATGTGTGGTCAATGTAATAATTGCAAAGATATTGAATTAGGTTGTTTTATTGATCTGATTGAAATAGACGCAGCATCACGCACTAAAGTAGAAGATACTAGGGAATTTCTAGATAATGTACAATACATGCCATCTCGAGGTCGCTTTAAAGTATATCTTATAGATGAAGTACATATGTTATCCCGTCACAGTTTCAATGCTTTATTAAAGACGTTAGAAGAACCACCTACACATGTTAAATTTATTTTGGTTACTACTGAATACCAAAAATTACCGGAGACTATCTTATCCCGGTGTTTACAGTTTTACTTGAAACCTCTAAACATTTCTCAAATTATAAATCAACTAACATATATCTTTCATAAAGAAAACATAAACATAGAAACTTCTGCTTTAGAATCGTTAGCATATGCATCAAAAGGAAGTATGCGTGATGCGCTTAGTTTGGCAGAACAAGCTATTGTCTTAGGAAATAATGAGATAACTAATAATGTTATTAATAATATGTTTGGTATATCGAATATCGAACATCCATTATGTTTAATCGAGAGCTTAATTGATGAAGATATACATAATATTATGCACCAAATTGAAAATTTGACTGTTTTAGGAGTTCATTGGGATTATGTTTTCAATGAAATTCTTACTATCTTGCAGAAAATAGCTATAGGTCAATTTCTGTCAAATTCTGTACAAAAAGAGGATAACAATGTAACACAACATATCAATCAACGTATGCGTAGATTAAGTAATCGTATTACTCCGGAAAATGTACAATTATATTATCAGATATTTCTATTAGGTCGTCGCGAATTGCCTTACGCTCCTAGTCATCGCATGGGAATAGAAATGACCATGTTACGAGCATTAGCTTTTCGTCCTGATGTAGACATAGCAAACAAAAAAAATGGTAATGGTGATGATAATGATCATATACTTAAAAAATCTGTATGCTCAAATAATAATGTCGAGATAAATACTAATGATACACAACATATTGCTACTGATCTTTTCCAAAAAAAAAATCATAATCAAGGTAGTAAGAATGTATTAAATACAGAAAAATTAAAAAAAACAAATAATATATTACTTTTAAATTTTAAAAAATCCGAATTAAATTCGGATAATACCAAACCTAAAATTTCAAAATCTGTCTCTAGTAGAGATACTAGGGATATTACTTCTACAATATTAGAAGCTCGATCAAAGCTATTACAATATAAAGAACGTGACAAGTTAAATGTCATAGAAAAAAAATCAAATTTAACTTTAGAATCTCAAAAAAAAATAAAAGATATATTAGAACGATTTGCCAGTATTAATACAATAATTTTAAAAAATAGTTCTGATCGTTTCGAAAAAATTAATAAAGATTTATCAGGATATTTAGAATTTAGTAATAACAGTAATAATAAAGAAAATTTACATAGAAACCATCAAAATATGCCCGATTTCATAAAAGAAATACTTCAAAAAGCAATAAACAATAATTTATGGATATCACAAATATATCGTTTGTCGTTACCAAAATTAGCAAAAAAATTAGTTATGAATTCGTGGAAAGAAAAAATTTCTTCAGATGAGATATGCTTACATGTTCGTTCTGATTACCAACATTTAAATTCTACAGAACTCCGTAATATCATACAAAAATCACTTAGCAATAATATAGGTATAGCAATAAAATTACATATAAAAAAAGATGACAATTATGCAATAAAAACACCAATGGAACATTTATATACTTTATATAAAGAAAAAATATCATTAATAAAGAAAGAATTTTCAAGTGATCCGTACGTTAAAATGATTAAATCTTTTTTTGATGCTGAAATAGATGAAAATGATATTCAAGTACTTTATGATCAGAATAAAAACTTATAA
- the adk gene encoding adenylate kinase — MRIIFLGPPGSGKGTQAHLIANKYNIPNISTGTMLRQALTRSTHKSYELHKNIMHTGDLVNDEFMVQLISTRINQNDCRNGFLLDGFPRTILQAKSMKQCKIFVNYIIEFFASDSVIIDRIAGRRIHVGSGRTYHIKFNPPRNYGLDDITGEILTTRKDDHEEAIRKRLSNYYQHTEPVLDYYREESKYKKMKYFSVDGNRDISKIYKELINIISS, encoded by the coding sequence ATACGTATTATATTTTTAGGTCCTCCTGGATCCGGAAAAGGAACACAAGCTCATCTTATTGCAAATAAGTATAACATTCCAAATATTTCTACAGGCACGATGTTGCGTCAAGCACTAACTAGAAGTACACATAAGTCCTATGAACTTCACAAAAATATTATGCATACTGGTGATTTAGTAAATGATGAATTTATGGTGCAATTAATTAGCACACGTATTAATCAAAATGACTGTCGTAATGGATTTTTATTGGATGGTTTTCCTAGAACAATTTTGCAAGCAAAATCTATGAAACAATGTAAAATTTTTGTAAATTACATCATAGAATTTTTTGCATCAGATTCTGTGATTATTGATCGTATTGCAGGCCGAAGAATACATGTAGGCTCTGGTAGAACTTATCATATTAAATTCAATCCGCCGAGAAATTATGGATTAGATGATATTACCGGAGAAATTTTGACTACTCGAAAAGATGACCACGAAGAAGCTATACGTAAACGATTAAGTAATTACTACCAACACACTGAACCAGTGTTAGATTATTATCGAGAAGAATCGAAATATAAAAAAATGAAATATTTTTCTGTTGATGGAAATCGTGATATTTCTAAAATCTATAAAGAGTTAATTAATATCATTAGTTCATGA
- a CDS encoding UDP-2,3-diacylglucosamine diphosphatase, translated as MSILFISDVHLSTKSPYITDGFLRFLSYRAMRAKALYILGDLFETWLGDDDYNLLHINIAKALKALNQRRISCYFIHGNHDFLLGQRYARACGMTLLSSNQVLKLASGKKIIILHGDILCANDNSYQLFRKYLRHIIVQRLFLSLPLSIRSRIFSAIRSCCVQHTKYKSKKKLNINLKIATDMLIQNNADIMIHGHTHQPAIHKIYRSKKNVFRIIVLGCWNKYGSMIEVNEKNNDILFTEFPLYEITKY; from the coding sequence ATGTCTATTTTATTTATTTCAGATGTTCATTTATCTACTAAATCTCCATATATTACTGATGGGTTTTTACGTTTTTTAAGTTATCGCGCAATGCGTGCTAAAGCTCTTTATATTTTAGGAGACTTGTTTGAAACTTGGTTAGGAGATGATGATTATAATCTATTACATATTAACATCGCCAAAGCTTTGAAAGCGTTAAATCAAAGAAGAATTTCATGTTATTTTATTCATGGAAATCATGATTTTTTATTAGGACAGAGGTATGCTAGAGCATGCGGAATGACGTTATTATCTTCTAATCAAGTTTTAAAATTAGCATCAGGAAAAAAAATAATCATTTTACATGGAGATATTCTTTGTGCTAATGATAATTCATATCAATTATTTAGAAAATATTTACGTCATATTATAGTACAGCGATTATTTTTATCGCTACCATTATCTATACGCTCACGAATATTCAGTGCTATACGTTCATGTTGTGTACAACATACAAAATATAAATCAAAAAAAAAATTAAATATTAATTTAAAAATAGCTACAGATATGTTAATTCAAAATAATGCGGATATTATGATTCACGGGCATACTCATCAACCTGCGATTCATAAGATTTACAGATCTAAAAAAAATGTTTTTAGAATAATAGTGCTAGGATGTTGGAATAAATACGGTTCAATGATAGAAGTAAATGAGAAAAATAATGATATCTTATTTACAGAATTTCCATTATATGAAATAACAAAGTATTAA
- the cysS gene encoding cysteine--tRNA ligase — protein MLKIFNTLTKKKEKFIPINAGKIKIYVCGVTVYDLCHLGHARTFIVFDSVIRYLRHCGYQVSYVRNITDIDDKIIKRAYENNETTQQLTNRMIQEMHLDLDALNILRPNYEPKVTEHIDIIIKFICLLISKKHAYTAPNGDIMFSVETMHNYGVLSNKENPPKIHDNILKIPNIKKNPMDFVLWKKTTYNNKLGEPCWSSPWGLGRPGWHIECSAMNYSIFGNQIDIHGGGSDLIFPHHDNEIAQSVCAHETSYANIWMHSGLLLLNYEKMSKSLNNFFTIRDILKHYDPETIRFFLMSAHYRSQLKYNDNNLKNAQTSLKRLYIALRDTNPTIQPNGGDNEGEYFISKFISKMNDDFNTPEAYSVLFDIAHRLNNLKIKGHSLLAQGMAATLKYLANIIGLLHQNPEIFLKKITLKHNKNRHFEKIQKLIQCREVARKNNQWELADSIRKKLTVMGITLEDGPTGITKWHFK, from the coding sequence ATGCTTAAAATTTTTAATACCTTAACAAAAAAAAAAGAAAAGTTTATACCTATTAATGCTGGTAAAATTAAAATATATGTTTGTGGTGTTACAGTCTATGATTTATGCCATCTCGGACATGCCAGAACATTTATAGTATTTGATAGTGTTATTCGCTATTTACGTCATTGCGGATATCAGGTGAGTTACGTCCGAAATATTACAGATATAGATGATAAAATTATAAAAAGAGCTTATGAAAATAATGAAACTACCCAACAATTAACGAATCGTATGATTCAAGAAATGCATTTAGATTTAGATGCATTAAATATATTACGCCCAAATTATGAACCAAAAGTAACTGAACATATTGATATAATCATTAAATTTATTTGTTTGTTAATTTCAAAAAAACACGCATATACCGCCCCTAATGGAGATATAATGTTTTCTGTGGAAACTATGCACAATTATGGCGTTTTATCTAACAAAGAAAATCCACCTAAAATACATGATAATATCTTAAAAATACCAAATATAAAAAAAAACCCTATGGATTTTGTATTGTGGAAAAAAACAACATATAATAATAAACTAGGTGAGCCGTGTTGGTCATCTCCATGGGGATTAGGACGTCCAGGATGGCACATTGAATGTTCAGCAATGAATTATTCCATTTTCGGGAATCAAATAGACATTCATGGTGGAGGATCAGATTTAATTTTTCCACATCATGACAACGAAATTGCTCAATCCGTATGTGCTCATGAGACTTCTTATGCAAATATATGGATGCATTCTGGTCTTCTGTTGTTAAACTATGAAAAAATGTCAAAATCATTAAATAATTTTTTTACCATACGCGATATTTTAAAACATTATGATCCTGAAACAATAAGATTTTTTTTAATGTCTGCTCATTATCGTAGTCAATTAAAGTATAATGACAATAATCTTAAAAATGCGCAAACATCTTTAAAACGGCTGTACATAGCTTTACGAGATACTAATCCTACAATCCAGCCTAATGGAGGTGATAATGAAGGAGAATATTTTATATCAAAATTTATTTCTAAAATGAATGACGACTTCAATACACCAGAGGCATACTCAGTATTATTTGATATAGCACATAGATTAAATAATTTAAAAATTAAAGGTCATTCACTACTTGCTCAAGGTATGGCAGCTACCTTAAAATACTTAGCAAATATTATCGGATTATTACATCAAAATCCAGAGATTTTTTTAAAAAAAATAACATTAAAACATAATAAAAATCGTCATTTTGAAAAAATTCAAAAATTAATTCAATGCCGCGAAGTTGCGCGAAAAAATAATCAATGGGAATTAGCTGATAGCATACGAAAAAAATTAACCGTTATGGGAATAACATTAGAAGATGGGCCTACAGGAATAACGAAATGGCATTTCAAATAA